One Formosa agariphila KMM 3901 genomic window, AAATGGGAATTATAATAGGAGTGAGTATTTTACTGCTAATTCTAGGTGGTATTATATTTTTATATAGTAGTCCGGAATTTGGATCTAGACCTTCGGTTGTACAAGAACAATCTTTTGCACAAACTAATCATTACGAAAATGGGAAATTTGTAAATCTTGGTCATGTAGATATGTCAATGGGGGTTAACAAATTCTTTAAAATGTTAGTCGGGTATTTTAATCCGCCAAATGAAACCGTTCCCAATCATCCCATCGAAGTCGCATACATTAAAGCTACAGATTTAAAAAGTTACTCTGGAAGAGCGCGCATGTTTTGGTTTGGACATTCTACATTTTTACTCCAAATACAGTCTAAGAATATATTAATAGACCCAATGTTTGGCGATGTTCCTGCACCACATCCTTTGTTAGGTACTAAACGTTTCAGCGACCATTTGCCAATTAATATAGAAGATTTACCGTTTATAGATGCGGTTATAATTTCTCATGATCATTACGATCATTTAGATTATGGTAGTATTACAAAATTGAAAGATAACGTTAATCAATTTTATGTTCCATTAGGTGTAGGTGCGCATTTAGAATCATGGGGAATTGATAAATCACGAATTCATGAATTAGATTGGTGGGAAGATTTAAAAGTATCAGACTTAACATTTGTGTGTACTCCTGCACAACACTTTTCTGGAAGAGGGTTGACTGATAAAGGTAAAACTTTATGGAGTTCATGGATTATAAAATCTGAATCTGAAAATATCTTCTTTAGTGGAGATAGTGGTTATGGACCGCATTTTAAAACTATAGGAGATACATACGGTCCTTTTGATTTTGCGATGATAGAATGTGGACAATACAATGAACTTTGGCACGAAATACATATGTATCCAGAAGAAACCGCACAAGCAGCTGTAGATGTTAAAGCTAAACGCATGATGCCAATACATTGGGGCGCTTTTAAATTAGCCATGCATACATGGACAGAACCTGTTGAACGCTTAGAGCAAGCGGCAAAATTACATAACTTAAATGTGGTGATTCCAAAAATAGGAACACCTATAATGATTGATGATGCTACAACTAAATTTGATTCTTGGTGGGATTAAAATTGAATACAACACATTATAAATAAATCGTAAAGAATTAAGATATCATTCTATGGAGAATTATATATTTTTGCAACTTCAAATTTTGGAATTAAAAGGATTCTAAAGTAAAAAATATAATGTAAGATGCAATTAAAAGAATCCATTAAATTAATGCTGCTAAGTACCTTAGCTTTTGCTTGTATGAACGGTGCTGTAAAATATTTAGATAATATTGGAGCATTTCAAATTGTGTTTTTTAGATCGTTAGGGTCTCTGTTTTTTACTTTCGGATATTTATTGAAAAATAAGATTCCTTTAGTAGGTAAAAATAATAAGTTATTAATCTTACGAGGTGTTGTAGGACTAACATCAATGGCTTTATTTTTTATGTCCACCAAATATTTACCAATAGGAACTGCCGTTTCCTTAAGATATTTGGCACCTATTTTTGCGGCTATTTTCGCTGTATTAATCTTAAAAGAAAAGGTGTTTCCATTACAATGGGTTTTCTTTATATTGGCCTTTTTAGGTGTCGTAATATTAAAAGGTTTTGACTCTAATTTAGATACGTTTGGATTAATGCTAATACTAATTTCTGCAGTATTTAGTGGTTTAGTTTACATTATTATCAGTAAAATTGGTAAATCTGAACATCCTGTTGTGGTTGTAAATTATTTTATGATAATATCTGCAATAGTTGGTGGTGTAGTATCTATAAATAGTTGGGTAACTCCAGTAGGAATGCAGTGGGTATTCTTAGCGAGTTTAGGTGTGTTTGGATATTTTGGGCAATTGCTAATGACCAAAGCATTTCAAAATGCACAAACAAATCAAGTGGCACCAATAAAATATGTTGAAGTTATTTTTACTTTAATTCTTGGTGTAACCATTTTTGGAGAATCTTATCCGTTTTGGTCGTTATTTGGAATTTTATTAATTATTGTTTCACTCATTGCCAATATTATTTATAAAGATAAAAAGACAAAGAAATTAGCGCTTAAAGACTCTAAATCATAGCAAGGTTAAGAATCTTACTTACGCTTATAAAGTGTTAAATGCTTATAAATATCTGTTTTTAAAGCACGATATTCTTTTACGACGGTTAAATATTCTACACGTTTTTTTTCATGAAGTTTAGCCCGTTGGATATCATATTCTATTTGACCAAACTCTAATTCTTGTCTTAAAGCTTGCTCATATCGGCATAGTACACCCATAATTAATGTATTTCTACGTCTAAAATTCTGAATTAAATTTTGAATTTTTTCACTTTTAATCAATTGTCTGTTTAAAACACTAAACGCATTGATTTCTGTGTTTTTATACTCTAAATCGTCTGTCCATTGAGAGATTTCAAGAATATCTTTTTTGATGAACAAACGTCTGTTTTCGTCAACTTTAAATTGCATTTGGTTATTTACTTGATTGGAATGTAACATGACTAGAGGCATTATACCGTTAGTTTAGATTTAAAAGATTTATACTCGTTGATATGCTTTAGATAATCGCTTTTGTGTTTATTGTGTTCACGGATAAATGCCATACCAGATTGAGCGGCATCACATGTATTCCAAAACTCTCTAAACTCCTTATAATTGCGAAGCGTTTTTAAAATGGAATTATTTGTTGATGCTTTTAAAAGAACAGCCTTTTTAATTAAGGCATGTTTGCTATACTTTTTTTTAGTGCAAAACGTTTTTAATTCCTTTTTAATACCCTCCAAATGGTGTATCCAAGATTCTAACTCACCAGTACTATCCTGGTGAGTATAATCTAAATCGATATCTAATTTGTATAAATGCATAAGCTTTATATTACAATGTCTAATCCGTTATAATTAAATTCTTGTTCTACTGCGATTATTTTTAATTGTTTTGTTCCTCCAGGAAATTCCCATGAAATAATATCTCCAATAGCATATCCAAATAGGGCAGAACCCATTGGTGTTAGAATAGAAATTTTATTCAGACTTAAGTCTTTGTTTTGTGGAATTACAACTTTAATTGTTTTTTCCCAATCGCCATGAGACACAGTAACCATACTGTTAAAACGAATCACATCATCTGGCATGTTTTCATTATCTACAATTTCTGCATCTACTAATTCATTACTTAATTTTTGTAATGATTTTTTTGTTTCTATATCTTTAGAATAACCTGAAAGATTAAGTATGCGTTTTAAAAACACATACTCTTTCTTTTCAAGAATTAAATGACCGTACTTCATATTTATTTTTAATATTTTAAGGGAAAATCCCACGTTGTATATAAGCTTTTTCTATGCGCTGAATTGCTAAACAAAAGGCTGCTGTTCTCATATCTACACCTTCTGTTATTGCGTAATCGTAAACTCTTTTAAAAGATTCTTTTAATACTTTTTCAAGTTTAAGAATCACTTCATCCATATGCCATAGTTCTCCGTTTCTGTTTTGTAACCATTCAAAATAACTTCCAATTACACCTCCAGAATTACATAAAATGTCTGGAATAATGTCCACACCGTTTTGTAATAAGATTTGTTCACCTTCTACATTTGTTGGGCCGTTAGCACCTTCAGCAATTAATTTTGCTTTTATAATGTGCGCATTGTCTCCCGTAATCTGATTTCCAAGTGCAGCTGGTATAATAATATCACAATCAATTCCGAAGAAATCTGCTTTCTCAATGGCGTTAGAATCTGCAAAATTATTTACACTACCTTCATTATTGGTAACATGTACTTGCAGTTGTTTAACATCAATACCTTCAGGTTTATAAATACTAGCAAATGCATCTTGAACACCGACTAAAATGGCACCTTCTTGTTCCATAAAATACGAAGCCCAATATCCAACATTTCCAAATCCTTGAACAATAAAGGTTTTTCCTTTAAGTGAAATATTGCGTTGTTCTGCCCATAATTTAATGGTAATAAATACACCATATCCCGTAGAACGATCACGCCCTTCAATACCTCCAGAACCTACAGGTTTTCCTGTTACTACGTGCTGATAGGTTGACCGTTCAGATGGTCCTTTGGTTGACATATAGGTGTCTGCAATCCAAGCCATGGTTTGTGCGTTGGTGTTAACATCTGGAGCAGGAATATCATGTTCTGGCCCAATATTATCTCCTAAAGCATAAGTAAAACGTCTAGTAATACGTTCTAATTCTGACTGAGAATATAATTTTGGATTGATTTTAATTCCACCTTTAGCTCCACCATAAGGCAAACCTGCTAACGAGGTTTTCCAAGTCATCCACATAGCTAAAGCTTTAGCAGCATCTATATCTACTGTTTCATGATAACGTAAGCCGCCTTTATAAGGCCCTAATGCATTATTATGTTGAACGCGATATCCGGTGATAATTTCTACATCACCATTGTCCATTTTAACCGGGAAATGAATAATAATTTCATTATTGGTAACATTAAGGATTCTGCGAATATTCGGGTTTAAATCGATGTGGTCGGCTGCTTTATTAAATTGTTCTAAAACATTGGCAACCATACCTGTCTCATTTTTCTTTACTGGTAATTTTATATCTTTTGTAATCATATAAAAAAGTTATAACTGATATTAATAGAATAAGTTAACTGTTTGTTTTTCTAAAGGTGGCCTATTTGCTAAATCCAAAAAATGAACATTTTCAAATTCGCTACACGACCAAACTTTTTCTTTGTGTGCCGTTAAAACACATGTTTTAAAATGCACGCAATCCGGACAAATATTTAATTCAGTTGTTTTCATACGTATATATTTCTATTTACAACATATATAAGACAAGTCTTATGCCAATAGAATTCTAGGTGTGCGTGGAAATATAGAAACCCCTTTAAAACACTTGATTTTAAAGAGGTTTATGTGAAATTAATTTTGAAAGT contains:
- a CDS encoding MBL fold metallo-hydrolase — its product is MGIIIGVSILLLILGGIIFLYSSPEFGSRPSVVQEQSFAQTNHYENGKFVNLGHVDMSMGVNKFFKMLVGYFNPPNETVPNHPIEVAYIKATDLKSYSGRARMFWFGHSTFLLQIQSKNILIDPMFGDVPAPHPLLGTKRFSDHLPINIEDLPFIDAVIISHDHYDHLDYGSITKLKDNVNQFYVPLGVGAHLESWGIDKSRIHELDWWEDLKVSDLTFVCTPAQHFSGRGLTDKGKTLWSSWIIKSESENIFFSGDSGYGPHFKTIGDTYGPFDFAMIECGQYNELWHEIHMYPEETAQAAVDVKAKRMMPIHWGAFKLAMHTWTEPVERLEQAAKLHNLNVVIPKIGTPIMIDDATTKFDSWWD
- a CDS encoding DMT family transporter; its protein translation is MQLKESIKLMLLSTLAFACMNGAVKYLDNIGAFQIVFFRSLGSLFFTFGYLLKNKIPLVGKNNKLLILRGVVGLTSMALFFMSTKYLPIGTAVSLRYLAPIFAAIFAVLILKEKVFPLQWVFFILAFLGVVILKGFDSNLDTFGLMLILISAVFSGLVYIIISKIGKSEHPVVVVNYFMIISAIVGGVVSINSWVTPVGMQWVFLASLGVFGYFGQLLMTKAFQNAQTNQVAPIKYVEVIFTLILGVTIFGESYPFWSLFGILLIIVSLIANIIYKDKKTKKLALKDSKS
- a CDS encoding GreA/GreB family elongation factor; protein product: MKYGHLILEKKEYVFLKRILNLSGYSKDIETKKSLQKLSNELVDAEIVDNENMPDDVIRFNSMVTVSHGDWEKTIKVVIPQNKDLSLNKISILTPMGSALFGYAIGDIISWEFPGGTKQLKIIAVEQEFNYNGLDIVI
- a CDS encoding Glu/Leu/Phe/Val family dehydrogenase, producing the protein MITKDIKLPVKKNETGMVANVLEQFNKAADHIDLNPNIRRILNVTNNEIIIHFPVKMDNGDVEIITGYRVQHNNALGPYKGGLRYHETVDIDAAKALAMWMTWKTSLAGLPYGGAKGGIKINPKLYSQSELERITRRFTYALGDNIGPEHDIPAPDVNTNAQTMAWIADTYMSTKGPSERSTYQHVVTGKPVGSGGIEGRDRSTGYGVFITIKLWAEQRNISLKGKTFIVQGFGNVGYWASYFMEQEGAILVGVQDAFASIYKPEGIDVKQLQVHVTNNEGSVNNFADSNAIEKADFFGIDCDIIIPAALGNQITGDNAHIIKAKLIAEGANGPTNVEGEQILLQNGVDIIPDILCNSGGVIGSYFEWLQNRNGELWHMDEVILKLEKVLKESFKRVYDYAITEGVDMRTAAFCLAIQRIEKAYIQRGIFP